CGAGTTGGTCGCGCAGCTGGCATCGCGATTTCCGCAACTTGTCCTCAAGGATGCGGATTTCGCGGTGAAAACGATGCTCGATGCGATGTCTGATGCCCTGTCGAAAGGGCATCGCATCGAAATTCGGGGTTTCGGCAGCTTCGGCCTCAACCGTCGCCCGGCGCGCGTCGGACGCAACCCGAAGTCGGGGGAGAAAGTGCAGGTGCCCGAGAAGTTCGTGCCGCACTTCAAGCCTGGCAAGGAATTGCGTGAACGCGTCGACGGCCGTGCCGGTGAACCGCTGAAGGCTGACGATCCGGACGACGAGCGTTGAGCGTCGTTCGGTTTGCCCGGAACCCGTCCGGCGAAGGCTGAAAAGAAAAGCGCCCCTTGCGGGCGCTTTTTTCATTTCCGGCGACCGTGACTCAATGGGTGCGTGCAGGATGTGCGCAGCCGCCGAAACGCTTCCTTTACAATACGGGTCGATTCGGTGCGACGAAGGGGAGTCGCGCGCCGCGGCAAACCTCAACAAAGAGAGGGCTTCATGAAGTTTATCGTCTGGCTGATCCGGGTACTGGTGTTCGTACTGTTGCTGGTGCTCGCGCTGGCCAATACGCAAACCGCGACGCTGAATTTCGTTGCCGGCTACGCATGGCAGGCGCCGCTGATCCTGATCGGTCTGGCATTCTTCGCTGTGGGGCTGCTGGCCGGCCTGCTGTCTGCGCTGCCTTCGATCTTCCGCCTGCGTCTCGAGAACGGGCGCCTGAAGCGCGATCTGCGCGCGGCGCGCGAAACGCCTGCCGTCATCGACCAGCCGCCGATGCCGCCCGTCATTTAACACGGACGCCGCGCGATCATCGCGCGGTTTTCGTCTCTGCTTCGATATTTCGCATGGATCTGGATTTTTGGTGGTTGCTCGCGATTCCGGTCGCGTTCGCGCTCGGTTGGGCGGCGTCACGCTATGACCTGAAGAATCTCCTGTCGGAGAGTGCCAACCTGCCGCGATCGTATTTTCGCGGCCTGAATTTTCTGTTGAACGAACAACCCGACAAGGCGATCGACGCGTTTATCGAGGTCGCCAAGCTCGATCCCGAGACGGTCGAGCTGCACTTCGCGCTCGGCAACCTGTTTCGCCGTCGCGGCGAAACCGACCGTGCGATCCGCGTGCACCAGAACCTGCTGAGCCGCACGGATCTGCCGGTCAACGAGCGCGACCACGCGCTGTACGAACTCGGCCAGGATTTCCTGAAAGCCGGCCTGCTCGATCGCGCGGAGGAGGCGTTTCACAAGCTCGCCGACGGTGACTACGCGCTCGGCGCACAGCGGGCGCTGCTGACGATCTACGAGATCGAGAAGGACTGGAACAAGTCGATCGATACCGCAAAGCGCATCGAGTCGATGAGCGACAAACCGCTCGGCGCCGAAATTGCGCAGTTTCACTGCGAACTCGCGCAGGACGCGCTGCAGCGCAAGAACGCGGCCGCGGCGGCCGAGCAATTGCGGCTCGCGCTGGCCGTGAACCCGCAGAACGTTCGCGCGACGATCCTGTCCGGCGATGCCGCGGAGGCGGACGGCAACCACGCGGCCGCGATCGAGTACTGGAAGCGCGTCGAAGCGCAGAACCCGGCGTATCTGCCGCTCGTCGCCGACAAGCTGATGAAGGCCCATGTCGCGCTCGGCAAGAACGTCGAAGGCGCCGAGCTGCTGATGGGATATGTCGACCGCTATCCGTCGAACGACCTGCTCGACATCGCGTATCAGCACATCGCCGGGTTGAGGGGGCAGGATGCGGCGCACACGCTCGCGCGCGCGCAGATGGAGAAGTCGCCGAACCTGTCGGGGATGCTGCACCTGCTCGATGCGCAGATCGCGGCGGCTGACGAACCGCGTCGTAAGGAACTTGAAATGATGCGTGCGCTGATCAAGCAGCGCACGAAAAATCTGCCACGGTATACGTGCCAGAATTGCGGTTTCCGGGCACGGCTTTTCTACTGGCAGTGCCCCGGATGCAGCGGCTGGGAAACCTATGCGCCGCGCCGCGTCGAACCTGCGATGCCGGGCTGATCCCGGCACGCGGAGCCAACGCGCTGCGGTTGCCGCCGGGCTCGTCCCGGCGGCCAAGTTAGTCAATTACCGGGAAGTACCGGAACATCTATGAAAATCACCATCATCGGCACCGGCTATGTCGGTCTCGTAACGGGCGCATGCCTCGCGGAGATCGGTCACGACGTCTTCTGTCTCGACGTCGATTCGCGCAAGATCGACATCCTGAACAACGGCGGGATGCCGATTCACGAACCGGGGCTGCTGGACATCATCGCGCGCAACCGCGCGGCGGCGCGCCTGCGCTTCTCGACCGACATCGAGGCGAGTGTCGCGCACGGCGAGATCCAGTTCATTGCGGTCGGCACGCCGCCCGACGAGGACGGCTCGGCCGACCTGCAGTACGTGCTCGAGGCCGCACGCAACATCGGCCGCCACATGACGGGCTTCAAGGTGATCGTCGACAAGTCGACGGTGCCGGTCGGCACCGCGCAGCGCGTGCGCGGCGTGGTCGACGAGGCGCTTGCCGCACGCGGGCTCGCGGGCAGCGTCGCGCATCGCTTCTCGGTCGTGTCGAATCCGGAGTTCCTGAAGGAGGGCGCCGCGGTCGAGGACTTCATGCGTCCGGACCGGATCATCATCGGCGTCGACGACGACGAGACGGGCACGATCGCGCGCGAGAAGATGAAGAAGCTTTACGCGCCGTTCAACCGCAACCACGAGCGCACGATCTACATGGACGTGCGTTCGGCCGAATTCGCGAAATACGCGGCGAACGCGATGCTCGCGACGCGCATTTCGTTCATGAACGAGATGTCGAATCTCGCCGACAAGGTCGGTGCCGACATCGAGGCTGTGCGCCGCGGGATCGGCTCCGATCCGCGTATCGGCTATCACTTCCTGTACGCAGGTGTCGGCTACGGCGGCTCGTGCTTCCCGAAGGACGTCCAGGCGCTGATTCGCACCGCCGGCGAGAACGGCCAGCCGCTGCGCATCCTGGAAGCCGTCGAGGCGGCCAATCATGCGCAGAAGGACGTGCTGATCGGCAAGATAGAGCAGCGCTTCGGCGCCGACCTGGCCGGCCGCGAGTTCGCGGTCTGGGGCCTTGCGTTCAAGCCGAACACCGACGACATGCGCGAGGCGCCGAGCCGCCGCTTGATCGCCGCGCTGCTCGAGCGCGGCGCGACCGTGCGCGCGTACGATCCGGTCGCGGTCGACGAGGCGCGGCGCGTGTTCGCGCTGGATTTCGGCGACGATTCGGACGCGCTGGCGCGGCTGCATCTCGTCGATACGCAGGATGTCGCCGTGACGGGCGCGGACGCACTCGTGATCGTGACCGAATGGAAGGAATTCCGGAGCCCCGATTTCACGCGCCTGAAGGCGGAACTGAAGGCGCCGGTGATCTTCGACGGGCGCAACCTGTACGAGCCGGACGCGATGGCCGAACTGGGCATAGACTACTACGCGATCGGACGGCCGCATGTCGATCCCCAGTCGTCTTCCCGTGGCTGATCACACGATGAATACTCCCCGCGAAGTCGTTCCGGTGCCGCGCGCGCAGCTCGCGCGTTCGCGCGTGCTTGTCGTCGGCGACGTGATGCTCGATCGTTACTGGTTCGGCAACGTCGATCGCATTTCACCGGAAGCGCCCGTGCCGGTCGTGCACGTGCAGCGTCAGGAAGAGCGGCTCGGCGGTGCGGCCAACGTCGCGCGCAATGCCGTGACGCTCGGCGGCCAGGCCGGGTTGCTGTGCGTCGTCGGTTGCGACGAACCCGGCGAGCGGATCGTCGAGCTGCTCGGCAGCAGCGGCGTGACACCTCATCTCGAGCGTGATCCGGCGCTGCCGACCACGATCAAGCTGCGTGTGCTCGCGCGCCAGCAGCAACTGCTGCGCGTCGACTTCGAGGCGATGCCGACGCACGAGGTGCTGCTCGCGGGGCTCGCGCGCTTCGACGCGCTGCTGCCGCAGCACGACGTCGTGCTGATGTCGGATTACGCGAAAGGCGGCCTGACGCACGTCACGACGATGATCGAGAAGGCGCGTGCGGCCGGCAAGGCTGTCCTCGTCGACCCGAAGGGCGACGACTGGGCGCGCTATCGCGGCGCGTCGCTGATCACGCCCAATCGCGCGGAACTGCGCGAAGTGGTCGGGCAGTGGAAATCGGAAGACGATTTGCGTGCGCGTGTCGCGAATCTGCGCACGGAACTCGGCATCGATGCGCTGCTGCTCACGCGTTCGGAAGAGGGCATGACGCTTTTTTCCGCCACCGGCGAACTGCATGCGCCGGCGCTCGCGCGCGAGGTGTTCGACGTGTCGGGCGCGGGCGATACCGTGATCGCGACGGTCGCGACGATGCTCGGCGCAGGTGTGCCGCTCGTCGACGCAGTCGTGCTCGCGAATCGCGCGGCAGGCATCGTGGTCGGCAAGCTCGGCACGGCCACGGTGGACTACGACGAACTGTTTCACTGAGCGCATTCGGCGGCGCGACGAGCGCGCCGCTCGAGTGGCTCGCATTTTTCAGGCAGGACGATCATGACCCTCATCGTCACCGGCGCAGCCGGTTTTATCGGCGCAAATATCGTCAAGGCGCTCAACGAGCGCGGCGAGACGCGCATCATCGCGGTCGACAACCTGACGCGCGCGGACAAGTTCCGGAATCTCGTCGATTGCGAGATCGACGACTATCTCGACAAGACGGAATTCGTCGAACGCTTCGCGCGCGGCGATTTCGGCAAGGTGCGCGCGGTGTTCCACGAAGGCGCCTGTTCGGACACGATGGAAACCGACGGCCGCTACATGATGGACAACAACTTCCGCTACAGCCGCGCGGTGCTCGACGCATGCCTCGCACAGGGCGCGCAGTTCCTGTACGCGTCGTCGGCCGCGATTTACGGCGGCTCGACGCGTTTCGTCGAGGAGCGCGAGGTCGAGGCGCCGCTGAACGTCTATGGCTATTCGAAGTTCCTGTTCGACCAGGTGATCCGTCGCGTGTTGCCGAACGCGAAGAGCCAGATCGCCGGCTTCCGCTATTTCAACGTGTACGGCCCGCGCGAGACGCACAAGGGGCGCATGGCGTCGGTTGCGTTCCACAACTTCAACCAGTTCCGCGCGGAAGGCAAGGTGAAGCTGTTCGGCGAGTACAACGGTTATGCGCCGGGCGAGCAGACGCGTGACTTCGTGTCGGTCGAGGACGTGACGAAGGTGAACCTGTTCTTCTTCGATCATCCTGAGAAGTCGGGCATCTTCAACCTCGGCACGGGCCGTGCGCAGCCGTTCAACGATATCGCGTCGACGGTCGTGAACACGCTGCGCACGCTCGACAGCCTGCCGCCGCTGACGCTCGCGCAGCAGGTCGAGCAGGGGCTGATCGAATACGTGCCGTTCCCCGATGCGCTGCGCGGCAAGTACCAGTGCTTCACGCAGGCCGACCAGACGAAACTGCGCGCGGCCGGCTACGACGCACCGTTCCTGACCGTGCAGGAAGGCGTCGACCGCTACGTTCGTTGGCTGTCCGGCCAGGTTTAAACGGAAGCGCTGCATCGATAGACTGGGTCTCACGGTCGGCAGCCGCCGGCCGTTTTTATCGGAGATCCAGCACATGATCAGGAAATGGTTTGCCGCAGCGGCCATGCTCGGCATGATCGCGTCGGCCTGGGCGGCCGTCGACGTCAACACCGCGAACGAGGATGCGCTCGTCGGCATCAAGGGCATCGGCCCGGCACGGGCGAAGGCGATTTTCGATGAACGCAGCGCACGCGGTCCGTTCAAGAATGCGGACGATCTCGCATCACGCGTGAAAGGCATGGGTGGCCATACCGTCGAGCGACTCCAGCAGGAAGGGCTGACGATAGGTGCGGCCGGCTCAGATGCGGCCCTGCCGGCAGCGGGCAAGCCGGCGGCAGCAAAGCCTGCCGCTGCACCTGCCCGCACCGCGCAGAAGTAACGCGTCGCGCGCGACAGACAAAGTGCTCCTTCAGCCGCCGTCGTTGCGACGGCTTCCCGCGGCGTGCCGCGGGTTTTTTGCGTGTGCGCTGCGTACGCGGCGATCACGCATCGCGCGGCATGCGTATTCCATCGTCGCAATGGGGTTGCCGGCGCGAGCGCCGGTGCTGGTTTACAATCGACCGATTGATCGGCCTCGTACTCACGGTATATCCATGGCTTACAAAACTATCGAAGACACGATCGGCAATACGCCGCTCGTGCAATTGGTCCGCTTGCCGGACGACGAGATTCGCGCGCGCAACAACGTGGTGCTCGCGAAGCTCGAAGGCAACAATCCGGCCGGTTCCGTGAAGGATCGCCCGGCGCTGTCGATGATCAGCAAGGCCGAGGCGCGCGGGCGCATCAAGCCGGGCGATACGCTGATCGAGGCGACGAGCGGCAATACGGGCATCGCGCTCGCGATGGCAGCGGCGATCCGCGGCTACAGGATGGTGCTGGTCATGCCGGAGGACCTGTCGGTCGAGCGCCGCCAGAGCATGGCCGCTTACGGCGCCGAAATCATCCTGACGCCCGTGAAGGGCGGGATGGAACTGGCGCGTGACCTTGCCGACCAGAT
The nucleotide sequence above comes from Burkholderia pyrrocinia. Encoded proteins:
- a CDS encoding ComEA family DNA-binding protein; translation: MIRKWFAAAAMLGMIASAWAAVDVNTANEDALVGIKGIGPARAKAIFDERSARGPFKNADDLASRVKGMGGHTVERLQQEGLTIGAAGSDAALPAAGKPAAAKPAAAPARTAQK
- a CDS encoding integration host factor subunit beta, coding for MTKSELVAQLASRFPQLVLKDADFAVKTMLDAMSDALSKGHRIEIRGFGSFGLNRRPARVGRNPKSGEKVQVPEKFVPHFKPGKELRERVDGRAGEPLKADDPDDER
- a CDS encoding UDP-glucose dehydrogenase family protein; the encoded protein is MKITIIGTGYVGLVTGACLAEIGHDVFCLDVDSRKIDILNNGGMPIHEPGLLDIIARNRAAARLRFSTDIEASVAHGEIQFIAVGTPPDEDGSADLQYVLEAARNIGRHMTGFKVIVDKSTVPVGTAQRVRGVVDEALAARGLAGSVAHRFSVVSNPEFLKEGAAVEDFMRPDRIIIGVDDDETGTIAREKMKKLYAPFNRNHERTIYMDVRSAEFAKYAANAMLATRISFMNEMSNLADKVGADIEAVRRGIGSDPRIGYHFLYAGVGYGGSCFPKDVQALIRTAGENGQPLRILEAVEAANHAQKDVLIGKIEQRFGADLAGREFAVWGLAFKPNTDDMREAPSRRLIAALLERGATVRAYDPVAVDEARRVFALDFGDDSDALARLHLVDTQDVAVTGADALVIVTEWKEFRSPDFTRLKAELKAPVIFDGRNLYEPDAMAELGIDYYAIGRPHVDPQSSSRG
- the rfaD gene encoding ADP-glyceromanno-heptose 6-epimerase — protein: MTLIVTGAAGFIGANIVKALNERGETRIIAVDNLTRADKFRNLVDCEIDDYLDKTEFVERFARGDFGKVRAVFHEGACSDTMETDGRYMMDNNFRYSRAVLDACLAQGAQFLYASSAAIYGGSTRFVEEREVEAPLNVYGYSKFLFDQVIRRVLPNAKSQIAGFRYFNVYGPRETHKGRMASVAFHNFNQFRAEGKVKLFGEYNGYAPGEQTRDFVSVEDVTKVNLFFFDHPEKSGIFNLGTGRAQPFNDIASTVVNTLRTLDSLPPLTLAQQVEQGLIEYVPFPDALRGKYQCFTQADQTKLRAAGYDAPFLTVQEGVDRYVRWLSGQV
- the rfaE1 gene encoding D-glycero-beta-D-manno-heptose-7-phosphate kinase, coding for MNTPREVVPVPRAQLARSRVLVVGDVMLDRYWFGNVDRISPEAPVPVVHVQRQEERLGGAANVARNAVTLGGQAGLLCVVGCDEPGERIVELLGSSGVTPHLERDPALPTTIKLRVLARQQQLLRVDFEAMPTHEVLLAGLARFDALLPQHDVVLMSDYAKGGLTHVTTMIEKARAAGKAVLVDPKGDDWARYRGASLITPNRAELREVVGQWKSEDDLRARVANLRTELGIDALLLTRSEEGMTLFSATGELHAPALAREVFDVSGAGDTVIATVATMLGAGVPLVDAVVLANRAAGIVVGKLGTATVDYDELFH
- a CDS encoding lipopolysaccharide assembly protein LapA domain-containing protein, translating into MKFIVWLIRVLVFVLLLVLALANTQTATLNFVAGYAWQAPLILIGLAFFAVGLLAGLLSALPSIFRLRLENGRLKRDLRAARETPAVIDQPPMPPVI
- the lapB gene encoding lipopolysaccharide assembly protein LapB; translated protein: MDLDFWWLLAIPVAFALGWAASRYDLKNLLSESANLPRSYFRGLNFLLNEQPDKAIDAFIEVAKLDPETVELHFALGNLFRRRGETDRAIRVHQNLLSRTDLPVNERDHALYELGQDFLKAGLLDRAEEAFHKLADGDYALGAQRALLTIYEIEKDWNKSIDTAKRIESMSDKPLGAEIAQFHCELAQDALQRKNAAAAAEQLRLALAVNPQNVRATILSGDAAEADGNHAAAIEYWKRVEAQNPAYLPLVADKLMKAHVALGKNVEGAELLMGYVDRYPSNDLLDIAYQHIAGLRGQDAAHTLARAQMEKSPNLSGMLHLLDAQIAAADEPRRKELEMMRALIKQRTKNLPRYTCQNCGFRARLFYWQCPGCSGWETYAPRRVEPAMPG